In Nymphaea colorata isolate Beijing-Zhang1983 chromosome 3, ASM883128v2, whole genome shotgun sequence, a genomic segment contains:
- the LOC116249651 gene encoding protein TIC 62, chloroplastic gives MELLSLTHSPCGILEFSTNTTLQKSSYICGQPLRLPNCARHPRTRKLRFRHCTAQASAGGSIRESAQASNKILNSSCDDPVFVAGATGKVGSRTVRELLKLGFRVKAGVRSRERAKSLVESVEKLEIRSSASPNSTPAVKRLEIVECDLEKPSEIGPAISNSSVVICCIGASEKEVLDVTGPYRIDYQATKNLIDAATASKVKHFILVSSLGTNKVGFPAAILNLFWGVLIWKRKAEEALIASGIPYTIVRPGGMERPTDDYKLTHNMVLASADTYFGGLVSNLQIAELMAFMAENRGLSSNKVVEVIAETTAPQLPFEELLTKVPPDSPVNFVEEMKSESEPKTAPDVSVFETTTLSVETKPVEMKASKPLSPYHMYEGYKPPTSPTPTPSTTSTCPPERLEDISVPAQAEKAEANDTEGQEEAHTQLKKTKPLSPYFVYEDLKPPTSPSPNPPAAKKSMVEDIASLSASSSNQPREATVPTNDTLKSSEKSLHQAKSRPLSPYPVYEDLKPPTSPSPSVPNSLSSLSVSFSTQPHVAVDATNDAPKSLQDSNKTKPQALSPYSMYEDLKPPSSPMPSSPRKC, from the exons ATGGAGCTTCTCTCACTGACTCATTCCCCATGCGGCATTCTAGAATTTTCTACAAACACCACCTTGCAGAAGTCATCTTATATCTGTGGCCAACCTCTGCGATTGCCCAATTGTGCGAGGCACCCACGAACCAGGAAGCTCCGTTTCAGGCATTGCACGGCTCAAGCGTCAG CTGGAGGATCAATTCGGGAGAGTGCACAAGCTTCTAATAAGATATTGAATTCCAGTTGTGATGATCCTGTGTTCGTTGCTGGCGCTACTGGAAAAGTTGGTTCTCGGACAGTGAG GGAGCTGCTTAAGCTGGGCTTTCGAGTAAAGGCGGGCGTTCGTAGTAGAGAGAGAGCAAAATCTCTTGTAGAA AGTGTGGAAAAGCTGGAGATTCGTTCAAGTGCATCACCAAATTCAAC CCCAGCGGTAAAGAGACTTGAAATTGTGGAATGTGATTTGGAGAAACCAAGTGAGATTGGGCCAGCAATCAGCAATTCTTCTGTGGTTATTTGCTGCATTGGTGCTAGCGAAAAGGAAGTCCTCGATGTCACTGGACCCTACAGAATTGACTACCAAGCAACAAAAAATCTTATTGATGCAG CAACTGCATCAAAGGTCAAGCATTTCATTTTGGTCTCTTCCCTTGGCACAAACAAAGTTGGGTTTCCTGCTGCTATTCTAAA CTTGTTTTGGGGAGTCCTCATTTGGAAGAGGAAGGCAGAAGAAGCCTTGATTGCCAGCGGAATTCCTTACACT ATAGTAAGACCAGGAGGAATGGAGAGACCGACAGATGATTATAAATTAACTCACAACATGGTTCTTGCAAGTGCAGATACATATTTTGGGGGCCTAGTTTCTAACCTTCAG ATAGCTGAGCTGATGGCATTCATGGCAGAAAATAGGGGGCTGTCTTCGAATAAGGTTGTAGAAGTAATTGCAGAAACAACTGCGCCACAACTACCTTTTGAAGAACTTCTGACTAAAGTTCCTCCAGATTCTCCAGTCAATTTTGTGGAG GAAATGAAGTCTGAATCAGAGCCAAAGACTGCACCGGATGTTTCTGTGTTTGAAACAACCACCCTTTCTGTTGAGACAAAACCAGTAGAAATGAAGGCATCAAAGCCGCTCTCTCCATATCATAT GTACGAGGGTTACAAGCCACCAACCTCTCCAACCCCAACACCGAGCACTACCTCAACATGCCCTCCAGAAAGGCTTGAGGACATTTCAGTACCTGCTCAAGCGGAAAAAGCTGAAGCAAATGACACTGAAGGACAGGAAGAAGCACACACTCAGTTGAAGAAGACCAAACCCTTATCACCTTACTTTGT ATATGAAGATCTCAAGCCACCAACTTCACCGTCTCCAAATCCACCTGCTGCTAAAAAGTCCATGGTGGAGGATATTGCTTCTTTATCAGCATCCTCCTCAAACCAGCCCCGAGAAGCTACAGTTCCTACCAATGACACATTGAAGAGTTCGGAAAAGAGTCTACATCAAGCAAAATCTCGGCCCCTTTCTCCTTATCCAGT ATATGAAGACCTCAAGCCACCTACCTCACCATCTCCAAGTGTGCcaaattctctttcttctttatcaGTATCCTTCTCAACCCAGCCTCATGTGGCTGTAGATGCCACTAATGATGCACCAAAAAGTTTGCAAGATTCCAATAAAACAAAGCCTCAGGCTCTTTCTCCTTACTCAAT GTACGAGGATTTGAAGCCCCCATCATCTCCCATGCCGTCATCTCCAAGGAAATGCTGA
- the LOC116251624 gene encoding 50S ribosomal protein L3, chloroplastic, with amino-acid sequence MAAAISIRCPCTPIPSSSPSRTPFLKPYNGLKPYQRRLPTISISLTTTKTTPSALKGRQPIVAMSMEAGIGVMGTKLGMMTYFEPGGKVVPVTVVGFREGNIVTQVKTEATDGYNAVQVGYRRVRDKKLTKPELGHLNKVGAIPMRHLQEFRLVSVDGFEPNQSLVLEDIFKEGDLVDVSGKSIGKGFQGGIKRHNFRRGLMTHGSKSHRALGSIGAGTTPGHVYKGKKMPGRMGGTKTKIRKLQVVKIDSELRVVMIKGAVPGKPGNLLRITPAKIVGENIPKN; translated from the exons ATGGCCGCAGCCATCTCCATCCGCTGCCCATGTACACCAATTCCCTCTTCTTCCCCGTCAAGAACTCCCTTTCTCAAACCGTACAATGGTCTTAAACCCTACCAACGCCGCCTCCCCACCATCTCCATATCCCTCACCACCACCAAGACCACACCCAGTGCCCTGAAAGGGAGGCAACCGATCGTGGCGATGAGCATGGAGGCGGGGATTGGGGTgatgggcaccaaattggggaTGATGACTTACTTTGAACCAGGCGGTAAGGTCGTCCCTGTTACGGTGGTCGGCTTCCGTGAAGGGAACATCGTCACCCAGGTGAAGACAGAGGCCACAGACGGCTACAATGCCGTCCAAGTGGGCTACCGTAGAGTTCGCGACAAGAAGCTCACCAAACCTGAACTAGGCCATCTCAACAAGGTCGGTGCGATTCCCATGAGGCATCTGCAGGAGTTCCGGCTGGTTTCCGTTGACGGGTTCGAGCCTAACCAGAGTTTGGTCCTTGAGGACATCTTCAAGGAAGGAGATCTTGTTGATGTCTCTGGAAAGTCCATCGGTAAAGGGTTCCAAG GTGGCATTAAAAGACACAACTTTCGACGTGGTCTAATGACTCATGGTTCAAAAAGTCACAGGGCCTTGGGTTCAATTGGTGCGGGAACAACACCTGGCCATGTATATAAGGGCAAAAAGATGCCTGGCAGGATGGGgggaacaaaaacaaaaatccgGAAGTTGCAGGTTGTTAAAATTGACAGCGAGCTTCGAGTCGTGATGATTAAAGGTGCTGTTCCAGGGAAGCCGGGAAACCTTTTGCGTATCACGCCTGCAAAGATTGTTGGTGAAAACATACCAAAAAATTAG
- the LOC116250951 gene encoding uncharacterized protein LOC116250951: MAISHKPSVRFSICSLLMATLFAYSASVQLNDPDWYLWFPLYAFAFGIHLLQSIRIFGRSKWVAGITFCMALFLFLKVVYEAYAYGGFGEVASLDMEKRVVREKLGSGLVLISMFFQYKASDVADSPVRVRREQIWKTIEYGMLMLVALSFGLSVTFVVLVKEIQG; encoded by the exons ATGGCTATCTCTCATAAACCCTCTGTCCGCTTCTCCATCTGCAGCCTCCTGATGGCCACCCTCTTCGCATACTCAGCGTCTGTTCAGTTGAATGATCCAG ATTGGTATCTGTGGTTCCCTCTCTATGCATTTGCTTTTGGCATTCATCTGCTCCAGAGCATCAGAATCTTTGGGAGGAGCAAATGGGTGGCGGGTATCACCTTTTGTATGGCCCTATTCTTGTTCCTCAAGGTAGTGTATGAGGCTTATGCTTACGGTGGATTTGGTGAGGTTGCGTCGTTGGACATGGAGAAGAGAGTGGTGAGAGAAAAACTGGGGAGTGGCTTGGTGCTTATCTCCATGTTCTTCCAGTACAAAGCATCGGATGTTGCAGATAGTCCTGTGAGGGTAAGGAGGGAGCAAATTTGGAAGACGATCGAATACG GAATGCTGATGCTTGTGGCTCTGAGCTTTGGACTTAGCGTGACATTCGTTGTGTTGGTCAAAGAAATTCAAGGGTAA